The proteins below are encoded in one region of Micromonospora pisi:
- a CDS encoding helix-turn-helix domain-containing protein, with product MENESTADLIRAQLRRFRTAAGLSQEEFGRLVHYSGSQVSAVELGQRPLDRLFLSRADEVLGTGGLLIALLKLAERDGLPSWFLPWLDAERNARQLRCYQPSLVPGLLQTENYARVVIRCDDTLSDEQVEKRLANRMDRQAIFTKPDPPHFLAVIDEIVLRRADEGFRGIMTEQIARLIECAERPNVSIHIVPTEVSMHVGLTGAFVLARSADGGWVGNLENQLGGTVIEKDDDVATLLSRWETVRNEALSRRQSTDLMKEVVTSWT from the coding sequence GTGGAAAACGAATCGACCGCCGATCTGATCCGGGCTCAGCTACGCCGGTTCCGGACCGCCGCCGGCCTGAGCCAGGAGGAGTTCGGCCGGCTGGTCCACTACTCGGGGTCGCAGGTTTCGGCCGTCGAGTTGGGGCAGCGCCCGCTCGACCGGCTCTTCCTCAGTCGGGCCGACGAGGTGCTGGGCACGGGTGGCCTGCTGATTGCCCTGCTCAAGCTGGCCGAGCGGGACGGGCTCCCGTCCTGGTTCCTGCCCTGGCTGGACGCCGAACGCAACGCGCGGCAGCTCCGGTGCTACCAGCCGAGTCTCGTGCCGGGCCTGCTCCAGACCGAGAACTACGCCCGTGTGGTGATCCGCTGCGACGACACGCTCAGCGACGAGCAGGTGGAGAAGCGCCTGGCCAATCGGATGGATCGACAGGCGATCTTCACCAAGCCCGACCCGCCGCACTTCCTGGCGGTCATCGACGAGATCGTCCTCCGCCGCGCCGACGAGGGTTTCCGGGGCATCATGACCGAGCAGATCGCCCGCCTGATCGAGTGCGCCGAGCGGCCGAACGTGAGCATCCACATCGTCCCGACCGAGGTCAGCATGCACGTCGGACTGACGGGTGCGTTCGTCCTCGCCCGTTCGGCGGACGGCGGCTGGGTCGGAAACCTGGAGAACCAGCTCGGCGGCACGGTGATCGAGAAGGATGACGACGTTGCTACGCTCCTGTCGAGGTGGGAGACCGTCCGGAACGAGGCGTTGTCCCGCCGGCAGTCAACCGATCTGATGAAGGAAGTTGTGACCTCATGGACCTGA
- a CDS encoding DUF397 domain-containing protein, whose amino-acid sequence MDLIGAKWRKSTRSGSGGGDCVEVADNLPGRVLVRDTKDRDGGTLTFEPAAWSAFVGYAKSVG is encoded by the coding sequence ATGGACCTGATCGGCGCCAAGTGGCGTAAGTCCACCCGCAGCGGTTCCGGCGGGGGCGACTGCGTGGAGGTGGCCGACAACCTCCCCGGCCGCGTCCTCGTTCGGGACACCAAGGACCGCGACGGCGGCACCCTGACCTTCGAGCCGGCCGCCTGGTCGGCGTTTGTCGGCTACGCGAAAAGCGTCGGCTGA
- a CDS encoding NAD-dependent epimerase/dehydratase family protein → MHALILGGAGFVGLHLADRLVADGHAVTIVDDFSRGRDDERIAALRAHPAVEVRSADLTSAAAWAGIPRGYDQIYLLAAVVGVRNVEADPTRVLRVNTLTALHLLDWLIPGERIFFSSTSEVYAGGVDAGIVSVPTVEDVPVMVADVTAPRFAYAISKLLGEAALVHGARAKECGAVVGRLHNVYGARMGIDHVIPEMILRALRGEDPFRVWGADQYRAFCHVDDAVEAMLRLMACPEAEGEIVHIGNDSVETNIGDLAGLVLGLAGTKPTIERLPAPPGSVTRRCPDLGKLRRLTGFEPTVALADGVRRTFDWYRGWWERAGSGAQSVPRQPAPQGSPTHATRDRTRPRWRPA, encoded by the coding sequence ATGCACGCACTGATCCTCGGCGGCGCCGGCTTCGTCGGTCTGCACCTGGCCGACCGGCTGGTCGCCGACGGGCATGCGGTGACCATCGTGGACGACTTCTCCCGGGGCCGCGACGACGAGCGGATCGCCGCACTGCGCGCCCACCCCGCCGTCGAGGTCCGTTCCGCCGACCTCACCAGCGCCGCGGCGTGGGCCGGGATACCCCGGGGGTACGACCAGATCTACCTGCTCGCCGCCGTCGTCGGCGTACGTAACGTCGAAGCCGACCCGACCCGGGTGCTCCGGGTCAACACGCTCACCGCCCTGCACCTGCTGGACTGGCTCATCCCCGGTGAGCGGATCTTCTTCAGTTCCACCAGCGAGGTGTACGCGGGCGGCGTCGACGCCGGCATCGTGTCCGTACCCACCGTCGAGGACGTGCCGGTGATGGTGGCCGACGTGACCGCACCCCGGTTCGCGTACGCGATCAGCAAACTGCTCGGTGAGGCGGCCCTTGTCCATGGCGCCCGGGCAAAGGAGTGCGGCGCCGTCGTCGGCCGCCTCCACAACGTCTACGGCGCCCGGATGGGCATCGACCACGTCATCCCGGAGATGATCCTGCGGGCGCTGCGCGGCGAGGACCCGTTCCGGGTCTGGGGCGCCGACCAGTACCGCGCCTTCTGCCACGTCGATGACGCGGTGGAGGCGATGCTGCGGCTGATGGCCTGCCCCGAGGCGGAAGGGGAGATCGTGCACATCGGCAACGACAGCGTCGAGACCAACATCGGTGACCTGGCCGGGCTCGTCCTCGGCCTGGCCGGGACGAAGCCGACCATCGAACGGCTCCCCGCTCCGCCCGGCTCGGTCACCCGACGCTGCCCCGACCTGGGCAAACTGCGTCGGCTGACCGGATTCGAGCCGACCGTCGCGCTTGCTGACGGCGTCCGCCGCACCTTCGACTGGTACCGAGGGTGGTGGGAGCGCGCCGGCAGCGGTGCCCAGAGCGTGCCCCGACAGCCGGCGCCCCAGGGCAGCCCGACCCACGCAACGAGAGATCGGACCAGACCACGATGGCGACCAGCCTGA
- a CDS encoding class I SAM-dependent methyltransferase: MYWVEDFYSRTGQWWGRAEARLTDRDHHRVSLLHDHCGGAPKRVLELGAGYGATAVATAQAGHMVTAIEISDRIDFVDGLARDVSPGALGVIKDDFYTVRLDRPFDVVCYWNGFGVGSDADQRRLLERIATEWLRPGGAALIDVSNPFVWARWNGGEEHLMPAPERGYDHELHERTTFDPVSCVAVDTWWEASSPHQSISQFLRCYTPADLMLLLAGTGLQLTAITVGDRTFTPTPQPGLAELLHEHHEYLAVLRHNG; this comes from the coding sequence ATGTACTGGGTCGAGGACTTCTACTCCCGTACCGGTCAGTGGTGGGGCCGGGCCGAGGCCCGGCTCACCGACCGCGACCACCACCGGGTGTCGCTGCTGCACGACCACTGCGGCGGGGCACCGAAACGGGTGCTGGAGCTGGGCGCGGGTTACGGCGCGACGGCGGTCGCGACGGCACAGGCCGGACACATGGTCACCGCGATCGAGATCAGTGACCGGATCGACTTTGTCGACGGGCTGGCCCGGGACGTCTCGCCGGGGGCGTTGGGCGTGATCAAGGACGACTTCTACACGGTACGACTGGACCGGCCGTTCGACGTGGTCTGCTACTGGAACGGGTTCGGGGTGGGTTCGGACGCCGACCAGCGGCGCCTGCTGGAACGGATCGCCACCGAGTGGCTGCGACCGGGCGGCGCCGCCCTGATCGACGTCAGCAACCCCTTCGTCTGGGCCCGCTGGAACGGTGGCGAGGAGCACCTGATGCCGGCCCCGGAGCGGGGCTACGACCACGAGCTGCACGAACGGACCACCTTCGACCCGGTGAGCTGCGTGGCGGTCGACACCTGGTGGGAGGCGTCGAGCCCACACCAGTCGATCAGCCAGTTCCTGCGCTGTTACACCCCGGCGGACCTGATGCTGCTGCTCGCCGGCACCGGACTCCAGCTCACCGCGATCACGGTCGGCGACCGTACGTTCACACCGACGCCGCAGCCGGGGCTGGCCGAACTGCTGCACGAACACCACGAGTACCTCGCCGTGCTGCGCCACAACGGCTAG
- a CDS encoding type 1 glutamine amidotransferase domain-containing protein — protein MQRVLLVLTSHGQLGSTGIATGVGLQTFASPYYLLTEAGIEVQVASPMGGQPPVDPLSFGDGVETAALRRLSADREAQGLLEHTMALAAVDGERYDGLFFAGGHGGMWDLPEDESAGRLIGIALSANKPVVAVCHGVAALCSPDPVTGHTSLKGRRVTGLSNREEVLLGRHQSVPFLLQDRLTSLGAAFEEAAEFSSHVVVDNQLITGQNMRSADQASRTLIAALSRS, from the coding sequence ATGCAGCGTGTGTTGTTGGTGCTGACCTCGCACGGTCAGCTCGGATCGACCGGTATCGCGACGGGGGTGGGTCTGCAAACGTTCGCCTCGCCGTACTACCTTCTGACTGAGGCTGGGATCGAAGTCCAGGTCGCGTCGCCGATGGGCGGGCAACCACCGGTCGATCCGTTGAGCTTCGGAGATGGTGTCGAGACCGCTGCGTTGCGCCGCCTGTCTGCTGACAGAGAGGCTCAGGGCCTTTTGGAACACACGATGGCGCTCGCCGCCGTCGATGGCGAGCGCTACGATGGCCTGTTCTTCGCGGGAGGCCATGGCGGGATGTGGGATCTTCCGGAGGACGAGAGTGCGGGACGCCTTATCGGCATCGCGCTAAGCGCCAATAAGCCCGTCGTCGCTGTATGCCATGGCGTCGCGGCTCTGTGTTCACCTGATCCAGTCACCGGACACACTTCATTGAAAGGCCGTCGAGTGACAGGACTGTCGAACCGCGAAGAAGTCTTGCTCGGCAGACATCAATCGGTCCCGTTCCTCTTGCAGGACCGATTGACATCTCTCGGAGCGGCTTTCGAGGAGGCTGCGGAATTTTCCTCTCATGTGGTCGTCGATAACCAATTGATCACTGGACAGAACATGAGATCGGCCGACCAGGCTTCACGCACGTTAATCGCGGCGCTGAGCCGTTCCTGA
- a CDS encoding nucleoside deaminase, with protein MTPDDEKFLRRAVELANRAGASGERPFASLLVDADGAVLIEDHNTVVSDSDISAHPELKLARWAARELAPDVAATTTMFTSCQPCLMCATAIARSGLGRVVYALSAEQFEEVKPATPPLPPVRYEGPALFDEARQPIDSYY; from the coding sequence ATGACTCCCGACGACGAGAAGTTCCTCCGCCGTGCCGTGGAACTCGCGAACCGGGCCGGGGCGTCCGGCGAACGGCCGTTCGCCTCGTTGCTGGTCGACGCGGACGGTGCCGTCCTGATCGAGGACCACAACACGGTGGTCTCCGACTCGGACATCTCCGCCCACCCGGAGCTGAAGCTAGCCCGATGGGCCGCTCGGGAACTCGCCCCTGACGTGGCAGCCACCACCACCATGTTCACCAGTTGCCAGCCCTGCCTGATGTGTGCGACCGCGATCGCCCGGTCCGGCCTCGGCCGGGTGGTGTACGCCCTGTCAGCCGAACAGTTCGAGGAGGTCAAGCCGGCCACCCCGCCGCTTCCCCCGGTACGGTACGAGGGGCCGGCGCTGTTCGACGAGGCGCGCCAGCCGATCGACAGCTATTACTAG
- a CDS encoding aminoglycoside phosphotransferase family protein, whose product MDSGTRTGNPGLTVAGTMARYGGHVLRERLTPRPATTPADIPVRPSEVTGEWLTSVLCTAHPDAAVESYELHDVSSGTSTRWRATVTYNRAGQEAGLPTALFAKTTLGWTQRLLLGMADVLTGEPGFYRHLRPHLEIEAPQGYHGAADAGSGRSIALMEDIVATRQVTFCTPQTPISRADMEDLLASMATWHGRYWADPELDRHAFLHKTPQTFVGNLARFAQLRKRGRVGVLRARTVIPDRVVPLYDDLYQALWRSLELAAEGPLTLLHGDSHISNAYRTGAGRMGFGDWQVVMRGNWAYDVAYTIATGLTVDDRRDWERDLLGFYLGRLAEAGGSAPDFDDAWLAYRQQMLWPYFGWLLSTGRSAIQPRFQSDSTNFGMLERTSNALLDLDTLGAVRRPTRTGA is encoded by the coding sequence TTGGACAGTGGCACGCGTACCGGTAATCCGGGACTGACGGTGGCGGGCACGATGGCGCGGTACGGCGGACACGTCCTCCGGGAACGGCTCACCCCCCGACCGGCGACCACCCCGGCAGACATACCGGTACGGCCGAGCGAGGTCACCGGGGAGTGGCTGACCTCCGTACTCTGCACCGCCCACCCGGACGCGGCGGTCGAGTCGTACGAGCTGCACGACGTCAGCAGCGGCACGTCGACCCGGTGGCGGGCCACGGTGACGTACAACCGGGCCGGGCAGGAGGCGGGGCTGCCGACGGCGCTCTTCGCCAAGACCACACTCGGCTGGACCCAGCGGCTGCTGCTCGGCATGGCCGACGTCCTCACCGGCGAGCCGGGCTTCTACCGGCACCTGCGGCCACACCTGGAAATCGAGGCCCCGCAGGGTTACCACGGCGCGGCCGACGCCGGATCGGGCCGCTCGATCGCGCTGATGGAGGACATCGTCGCCACCCGACAGGTGACCTTCTGTACGCCGCAGACACCGATCTCCCGCGCCGACATGGAGGACCTGCTCGCCAGCATGGCGACCTGGCACGGACGGTACTGGGCCGACCCCGAGCTGGACCGGCACGCGTTCCTGCACAAGACACCGCAGACGTTCGTCGGCAACCTGGCCCGGTTCGCCCAGCTCCGCAAGCGCGGCCGGGTGGGCGTGCTCAGGGCCAGGACGGTCATCCCCGATCGGGTCGTGCCGCTGTACGACGACCTGTACCAAGCGCTGTGGCGATCCCTGGAGCTGGCCGCCGAGGGCCCGCTGACGTTGCTGCACGGCGACTCGCACATCAGCAACGCGTACCGGACCGGTGCGGGGCGGATGGGGTTCGGTGACTGGCAGGTCGTCATGCGCGGCAACTGGGCGTACGACGTCGCGTACACGATCGCGACCGGGCTGACCGTCGACGACCGGCGCGACTGGGAACGGGACCTGCTCGGCTTCTACCTGGGCCGGTTGGCCGAGGCCGGCGGCAGCGCACCGGACTTCGACGACGCCTGGTTGGCGTACCGGCAGCAGATGCTCTGGCCGTACTTCGGCTGGTTGCTCTCGACCGGGCGGAGCGCGATCCAGCCCAGATTCCAGTCGGACTCGACCAACTTCGGCATGCTCGAACGCACCTCGAACGCCCTCCTCGATCTGGACACCCTCGGCGCGGTGCGCCGCCCCACCCGAACGGGAGCCTGA
- a CDS encoding GNAT family N-acetyltransferase — MQEAEPGQPVEISLVPLDQADNAEFVTRIADLVNKAYADAEKGLWRDGTRRTSADEVAAVIRAGQLAVARLDGRLVGTVRVQRLHSGEAEFGMLVASPQHRGLGIGRALVTFAEAWARDRGLDRMQLELLVPRAWTDPVKDFLRHWYTRIGYREVRVGQLDEAYPAHVPYLATPCDFVIFHKTL; from the coding sequence ATGCAGGAAGCCGAGCCGGGGCAACCGGTGGAGATATCCCTGGTTCCCCTGGACCAAGCCGACAACGCCGAGTTCGTGACGCGGATCGCCGACCTGGTCAATAAGGCGTACGCCGACGCCGAGAAGGGGCTCTGGCGCGACGGCACCAGACGGACCAGCGCCGACGAAGTAGCGGCCGTGATCCGGGCCGGGCAGCTCGCCGTGGCCCGACTGGACGGCCGACTGGTCGGCACCGTCCGGGTTCAGCGCCTGCACAGCGGGGAGGCCGAGTTCGGCATGCTCGTCGCCAGCCCGCAACACCGCGGTCTGGGCATTGGCCGGGCCCTCGTCACCTTCGCCGAAGCCTGGGCGCGGGACCGGGGACTGGACCGGATGCAACTCGAACTACTCGTGCCCCGGGCCTGGACCGATCCGGTGAAGGACTTCCTGCGCCACTGGTACACCCGGATCGGCTATCGCGAGGTCCGCGTCGGCCAGCTCGACGAGGCGTACCCGGCGCATGTGCCGTATCTCGCCACGCCGTGCGACTTCGTCATCTTCCACAAGACGCTCTAG
- a CDS encoding FkbM family methyltransferase, which translates to MATSLKKRLLDTLDERVDRRVVAGLGSLFLSARSQSRCRVRYAQGQWVHRYPTGIVVNTTLGGLSARAQDQAAQDVFLFGYQPQPGDTIFDVGAGVGSEVRLFSRLVGAAGRVVSIEAHPRTFACLRRTVELNRLPNVTTLECAVVGDPGPVYLSDDQVEHIRNGLTTDGTEGVEVPGRTLGEIIWSLGVDRIDLLKMNIEGAELPVLEKSFDQLAMVENLVVSCHDFRSEGPYADGTDRRWQRTFAPVAGLLRAAGYTIRTRPDDPRPWVRYHLYASRP; encoded by the coding sequence ATGGCGACCAGCCTGAAGAAGCGCCTCCTCGACACCCTGGACGAGCGGGTCGACCGGCGGGTCGTCGCCGGACTCGGTTCGCTCTTCCTCTCCGCCCGCTCCCAGTCACGCTGCCGGGTCCGTTACGCGCAGGGCCAGTGGGTGCACCGGTATCCGACCGGGATCGTGGTCAACACCACCCTCGGCGGGCTCTCCGCCCGTGCCCAGGACCAGGCGGCCCAGGATGTCTTCCTCTTCGGCTACCAGCCCCAACCCGGCGACACCATTTTCGACGTAGGAGCCGGCGTCGGCAGCGAGGTGCGGCTCTTCTCCCGCCTGGTCGGCGCCGCCGGGCGGGTGGTGAGCATCGAGGCGCACCCGCGTACGTTCGCCTGCCTGCGGCGTACGGTCGAACTGAACCGGCTGCCGAACGTGACCACTCTCGAGTGCGCGGTGGTCGGCGACCCCGGGCCGGTCTACCTCTCCGACGATCAGGTCGAGCACATCCGCAACGGTCTGACCACGGACGGGACCGAGGGTGTCGAGGTGCCCGGGCGCACCCTCGGCGAGATCATCTGGTCGCTCGGGGTGGACCGGATCGACCTGCTCAAGATGAACATCGAGGGCGCCGAGCTGCCGGTGCTGGAGAAGTCCTTCGACCAGCTCGCCATGGTGGAGAACCTTGTCGTCTCCTGCCACGACTTCCGCTCCGAGGGTCCGTACGCCGACGGCACTGACCGCCGGTGGCAACGGACCTTCGCCCCGGTCGCCGGCCTGCTCCGGGCCGCCGGTTACACCATCCGCACCCGCCCGGACGATCCGCGCCCCTGGGTCCGCTACCACCTCTACGCCTCCCGGCCGTAG
- a CDS encoding TetR/AcrR family transcriptional regulator, protein MSTRERILDAAEQILRTRGVALATTKEIAQASKVSEPTLYKYFDDKERLLLAVLRERLPGLSRISVRPGEGDVEDNLAELAHAVLDFYQQSIPMLGALLADQQRMAAHRVAMNRHGGGPDKAVAIFANYLRAEQAIERINPDADPDATASLLIGACFHEAFLRYYSHGPAAAAAPRAAAEALARAAVRPLL, encoded by the coding sequence ATGAGCACCCGGGAACGGATCCTCGACGCGGCCGAGCAGATTCTGCGGACACGCGGAGTTGCGCTGGCCACGACAAAGGAGATCGCGCAGGCGTCGAAGGTCTCGGAGCCGACGCTCTACAAGTACTTCGACGACAAGGAGCGACTGCTGCTCGCCGTCCTCCGGGAGAGACTGCCCGGCCTGTCCCGGATCTCGGTCCGGCCAGGCGAGGGCGACGTCGAGGACAATCTCGCCGAACTCGCGCACGCAGTCTTGGACTTCTACCAGCAATCGATTCCCATGCTGGGCGCGCTCCTCGCCGACCAGCAGCGCATGGCAGCACACCGGGTGGCGATGAACCGGCACGGCGGTGGCCCAGACAAGGCCGTCGCCATCTTCGCCAACTACCTCCGGGCCGAGCAGGCCATCGAACGCATCAACCCCGACGCAGACCCCGACGCAACCGCGTCCTTACTGATCGGCGCATGCTTCCACGAGGCATTCCTGCGCTACTACTCCCACGGACCGGCCGCAGCCGCCGCCCCGCGCGCAGCCGCCGAGGCGTTGGCCCGGGCCGCTGTCCGCCCACTGCTGTAA
- a CDS encoding LLM class flavin-dependent oxidoreductase, with amino-acid sequence MQLGVNVPNFAPGTDPEMLRRWAQTIEGLGFDLLMVSDHIAVTPDVAEQYPAPFYEPFTTLSWLAGVTRRVRLGTTVLIVPYRHPLLTARMAANLNRLSGGRLVLGVGVGWARQEFEALGVPFRRRGALTDEYLHAIRDAWRNTDDYDTAAIPIWVGGNSDAGIRRAVLHGDAWHPLRFTPGWLTKAVGRLKATADELGRPVPALMPRIALRETLEAVTDPERLAGVGTINQIIADIERIRLLGAETVVLDPFNGDPTEIRQPERTWQTLAALAEHHKSQEDR; translated from the coding sequence GTGCAGCTTGGCGTGAACGTACCGAACTTCGCTCCGGGCACCGACCCGGAGATGCTGCGACGGTGGGCGCAGACAATCGAGGGTCTCGGCTTCGACCTGCTGATGGTCTCCGACCACATCGCGGTGACCCCGGACGTGGCCGAGCAGTATCCGGCGCCGTTCTACGAGCCGTTCACCACGCTGTCCTGGCTGGCCGGGGTGACCCGCCGGGTCCGGCTGGGCACCACAGTGCTCATCGTCCCGTACCGGCACCCGCTGCTCACCGCCCGGATGGCGGCGAACCTCAACCGGCTCAGCGGCGGCCGGCTCGTCCTCGGCGTCGGTGTCGGCTGGGCCCGGCAGGAGTTCGAGGCGCTCGGCGTGCCGTTCCGGCGGCGCGGCGCGCTGACCGATGAGTACCTCCACGCGATACGCGACGCCTGGCGGAACACCGACGACTACGACACGGCGGCGATCCCGATCTGGGTCGGCGGCAACAGCGACGCCGGCATCCGTCGCGCCGTGCTGCACGGTGACGCCTGGCACCCGCTACGGTTCACGCCCGGATGGCTGACCAAGGCGGTCGGGCGGCTGAAGGCCACCGCCGACGAACTGGGCCGTCCGGTGCCCGCGTTGATGCCGCGCATCGCGCTCCGGGAGACCCTAGAGGCGGTCACCGACCCAGAGCGGCTCGCCGGTGTCGGCACCATCAACCAGATCATCGCCGACATCGAGCGGATCCGGCTGCTCGGTGCCGAAACGGTGGTGCTCGACCCGTTCAACGGCGACCCGACCGAGATCCGCCAGCCCGAACGCACCTGGCAGACTCTTGCGGCCCTCGCCGAACACCACAAATCTCAGGAGGACCGATGA
- a CDS encoding SGNH/GDSL hydrolase family protein, with protein MKKRIIIAACLLLVGVLGAAGTVGYLTFGRPPANPPAEACADGRKPDARPTVVAAGSSSTQGTLGADWVGALHERPEYREYEFVNAGINGNTSADLRQRVDTDIVACRPTAVTILIGGNDVRDGVPLDQYRDNLGAIVDRVKSRTTARIALLSLPPLGEDLDAELNQKTTAYNTVIKETATRAQVDYLPVHEQLTDLLRQRGGDPAPYDFSFLLAFGAATQHYLFGQSWDEVARNGGRELLVDHIHLNDRGGAIITELAAQWLAT; from the coding sequence ATGAAGAAACGAATCATCATCGCCGCGTGCCTGCTGCTCGTCGGCGTACTCGGCGCCGCAGGCACCGTCGGATACCTCACCTTCGGCCGGCCGCCTGCCAATCCACCAGCCGAAGCGTGCGCCGACGGCCGCAAGCCAGACGCTCGTCCCACCGTCGTCGCGGCCGGCTCCAGCTCGACCCAGGGCACGCTCGGCGCCGACTGGGTGGGCGCACTTCACGAACGGCCCGAATACCGCGAGTACGAGTTCGTCAACGCCGGCATAAACGGCAACACCAGTGCTGACCTGCGCCAGCGGGTCGACACCGACATCGTCGCGTGCCGCCCCACCGCGGTCACGATCCTGATCGGCGGCAACGACGTGCGCGATGGTGTACCGCTGGATCAGTACCGGGACAACCTCGGCGCGATCGTCGACCGTGTCAAGTCCCGCACCACCGCCCGGATCGCGCTGCTGTCCCTGCCGCCGCTAGGCGAGGACCTGGACGCCGAGCTCAATCAGAAAACCACCGCATACAACACCGTGATCAAAGAGACCGCGACCCGCGCCCAGGTCGATTACCTGCCCGTACACGAGCAGCTAACCGACCTCCTCCGGCAACGCGGCGGCGACCCCGCACCATACGACTTCAGCTTCCTGCTGGCCTTCGGCGCGGCGACCCAGCACTACCTGTTCGGTCAAAGCTGGGACGAGGTCGCCCGCAACGGCGGACGCGAACTGCTCGTCGACCACATCCACCTCAACGACCGAGGCGGCGCAATCATCACCGAACTCGCTGCTCAATGGCTGGCCACCTAG
- a CDS encoding NAD(P)-dependent oxidoreductase: MRLTVFGATGGTGQHVVLQALAAGHHVTAVVRDPARLPQIDHPQLEPVIADAMNPDAIRPVVTGQDAVVSALGPRTRTDASVCTDGASAIITAMRAEGTRRLIVVTASGHIVDAGDGPFTRTVVKPMLRRYLREGFADFARTEQAVRDSDLDWTIMRPPRLTDGMHRPYRTAIDRNVRGGITIARVDLAHAVLAALDNPTTAGHTISLGY; encoded by the coding sequence ATGCGCCTCACCGTCTTTGGCGCCACCGGCGGCACCGGACAACACGTCGTACTCCAGGCGCTCGCCGCCGGCCATCACGTCACCGCTGTCGTGCGCGACCCGGCCCGCCTGCCGCAGATCGACCACCCACAACTCGAACCGGTGATCGCCGACGCCATGAACCCCGACGCGATCCGGCCAGTCGTGACCGGCCAGGACGCGGTGGTGTCAGCACTGGGCCCGCGCACCAGAACGGACGCCTCGGTGTGCACCGACGGCGCCTCCGCGATCATCACCGCGATGCGCGCCGAGGGCACCCGGCGCCTGATCGTCGTCACCGCGAGCGGACACATCGTCGACGCCGGCGACGGCCCGTTCACCCGCACCGTGGTCAAGCCAATGCTGCGGCGCTACCTCCGGGAGGGATTCGCCGACTTCGCCCGCACCGAGCAGGCCGTCCGCGACAGCGACCTGGACTGGACGATCATGCGACCGCCGCGCCTCACCGACGGCATGCACCGCCCCTATCGCACCGCCATCGACCGCAACGTCCGCGGCGGCATCACCATCGCCCGCGTCGATCTCGCCCACGCCGTCCTCGCCGCACTGGACAACCCGACCACCGCCGGCCACACCATCTCGCTGGGGTACTGA